Proteins encoded in a region of the Prunus persica cultivar Lovell chromosome G4, Prunus_persica_NCBIv2, whole genome shotgun sequence genome:
- the LOC18779396 gene encoding dof zinc finger protein DOF1.4 produces MLSNCDHEKMVLISSTTNEWPQMQQQDNIQIDDHHQKGLNNNMSSSTSSPATRIMEKPGQEQLQLQQQALKCPRCDSSNTKFCYYNNYSLSQPRHFCKACKRYWTRGGTLRNVPVGGGCRKNKRVKRPGSSSSSAMDGASSSSSSIPSNTANNNNSNSNPPSQPSQIDQINPMFYGLPSNPFMDSPSSASGFDLHQLNHHHAQLGLGFSSAGTFMSGDNYRNRFNPTSNSSLPSSNYSSIFSTSPSTTTTTPTMASVLASKFLNGGSFKDIQARGPNHNQYFQSLLPFEDLHIAAGNTGEAGGAAKDVKVEDQAGQNRLEWNNNSNNNNVNGNMNCQNQMTEQMGLSDPSLYWSSTTLGANWHDPSNLGSSVSSLI; encoded by the exons ATGTTGAGCAACTGTGATCATGAGAAGATGGTACTCATCTCTTCAACTACTAACGAATGGCCACAG ATGCAGCAGCAAGATAATATTCAAATCGATGATCACCATCAAAAGGGCTTGAACAATAACATGTCTTCATCAACATCATCACCAGCTACTCGGATAATGGAGAAACCAGGCCAAGAGCAGCTCCAACTACAGCAACAAGCCCTCAAGTGTCCACGCTGCGATTCATCAAACACCAAGTTCTGCTACTATAACAACTACAGCTTGTCTCAGCCAAGGCACTTCTGCAAGGCCTGCAAGCGCTACTGGACCAGAGGGGGAACTCTCAGGAACGTTCCGGTCGGCGGTGGGTGTAGAAAGAACAAGCGTGTGAAGAGGCCTGGCTCATCATCGTCGTCAGCCATGGAtggagcttcttcttcttcttcttcaattccaAGCAACACTGctaacaataataatagtaattcAAACCCTCCTTCACAACCATCCCAGATAGATCAGATCAACCCAATGTTTTATGGGTTGCCTAGTAACCCTTTTATGGACAGTCCAAGTTCCGCTTCTGGGTTTGATCTTCATCAGTTGAATCATCATCATGCTCAGCTGGGGTTAGGGTTTTCATCAGCAGGTACTTTCATGTCTGGTGATAATTATCGAAACAGGTTTAATCCCACATCGAATTCATCACTTCCTTCTTCCAATTATAGCTCCATTTTTAGTACTTCTCCATCtactaccaccaccactccaacTATGGCTTCTGTGCTTGCTTCTAAGTTCCTCAATGGGGGTAGTTTCAAAGATATTCAAGCTAGAGGGCCTAATCATAACCAGTATTTCCAGTCCTTACTACCCTTTGAAGACCTTCATATAGCAGCCGGCAATACCGGTGAGGCTGGTGGTGCCGCGAAAGATGTGAAAGTTGAAGATCAGGCTGGTCAGAACAGGTTGGAGTGGAATAATAATAGCAACAACAATAATGTGAATGGTAATATGAATTGCCAGAATCAGATGACAGAGCAAATGGGGCTCTCGGATCCCAGTCTCTACTGGAGCTCAACGACTCTTGGTGCTAATTGGCATGATCCATCAAATCTTGGGTCCTCAGTCTCTTCTCTGATCTAG